Proteins co-encoded in one Balearica regulorum gibbericeps isolate bBalReg1 chromosome 16, bBalReg1.pri, whole genome shotgun sequence genomic window:
- the LOC104640538 gene encoding E3 ubiquitin-protein ligase RNF182-like isoform X1, translating to MLAAPAPGLPPQRGGQRAPRLSMGLTPPPASCLLLRTGPQLGPPGPQGRGPTHGCVPSRSPGADPQTAPGQPSSSMAHQDDERGLQPPALTGPELECKICYSRYDTRARRPKLLRCGHRLCAKCLRKMVVLGNVSPHQLRCPFCRQHSPVPGGDVQQLQDDSEVLVLLMGHERAKKQGLPRSPEVLLCPSVLEPAPSPDCLVVTILEVPEDVAPPEGLGGLDVVRLYRPASLGALPCHGPGQKWRSWGWRAVPRFILGVLCLLYFSSLPFGIYLLLIEHHSLGIVLVSLVPCTLLLCIIYSLCQCLCREVFGFPHS from the exons ATGCTGGCAGCCCCTGCGCCTGGGCTGCCTCCGCAGCGTGGCGGGCAGCGCGCCCCACGCCTCTCCATGGGGCTCACACCGCCGCCGGCATCCTGCCTGCTTCTGCGGACAGGGCCGCAGCTCGGCCCACCGGGGCCGCAGGGCCGGGGACCGACCCACGGCTGCGTCCCATCCAGGAGCCCCGGCGCAGACC cccagaCAGCCCCTGGCCAGCCCTCCAGCAGCATGGCCCACCAGGACGACGAGCGGGGGCTGCAGCCACCGGCACTCACGGGCCCCGAGCTGGAGTGCAAGATATGCTACAGCCGCTATGACACCCGTGCCCGCAGACCCAAGCTGCTCCGCTGCGGCCACCGCCTCTGCGCCAAGTGCCTGCGCAAGATGGTGGTGCTGGGGAACGTGTCACCCCACCAGCTCCGCTGCCCCTTCTGCCGCCAGCACAGCCCAGTGCCCGGTGGAGACGTGCAGCAGCTACAGGACGACAGCgaggtgctggtgctgctgatGGGTCATGAACGGGCCAAGAAGCAGGGTCTCCCCCGTTCCCCTGAGgtcctcctctgccccagcgTGCTAGAGCCTGCACCCAGCCCTGACTGCCTGGTCGTCACCATCCTGGAGGTGCCGGAGGATGTGGCCCCACCGGAGGGCCTGGGCGGGCTGGACGTGGTGCGACTGTACCGCCCTGCCAGCCTGGGTGCGCTGCCCTGCCACGGCCCTGGGCAGAAGTGGCGCTCCTGGGGGTGGCGAGCCGTCCCTCGCTTCATCCTGGGCGTCCTCTGCCTCCTCTACTTCAGCTCCCTGCCCTTCGGCATCTACCTCCTGCTCATCGAGCACCACAGCCTGGGCATCGTCCTGGTCAGCCTTGTGCCCTgcaccctcctcctctgcatcaTCTACAGCCTCTGCCAGTGTCTATGCCGGGAGGTCTTTGGGTTCCCCCACTCCTGA
- the LOC104640538 gene encoding E3 ubiquitin-protein ligase RNF182-like isoform X2, translating into MAHQDDERGLQPPALTGPELECKICYSRYDTRARRPKLLRCGHRLCAKCLRKMVVLGNVSPHQLRCPFCRQHSPVPGGDVQQLQDDSEVLVLLMGHERAKKQGLPRSPEVLLCPSVLEPAPSPDCLVVTILEVPEDVAPPEGLGGLDVVRLYRPASLGALPCHGPGQKWRSWGWRAVPRFILGVLCLLYFSSLPFGIYLLLIEHHSLGIVLVSLVPCTLLLCIIYSLCQCLCREVFGFPHS; encoded by the coding sequence ATGGCCCACCAGGACGACGAGCGGGGGCTGCAGCCACCGGCACTCACGGGCCCCGAGCTGGAGTGCAAGATATGCTACAGCCGCTATGACACCCGTGCCCGCAGACCCAAGCTGCTCCGCTGCGGCCACCGCCTCTGCGCCAAGTGCCTGCGCAAGATGGTGGTGCTGGGGAACGTGTCACCCCACCAGCTCCGCTGCCCCTTCTGCCGCCAGCACAGCCCAGTGCCCGGTGGAGACGTGCAGCAGCTACAGGACGACAGCgaggtgctggtgctgctgatGGGTCATGAACGGGCCAAGAAGCAGGGTCTCCCCCGTTCCCCTGAGgtcctcctctgccccagcgTGCTAGAGCCTGCACCCAGCCCTGACTGCCTGGTCGTCACCATCCTGGAGGTGCCGGAGGATGTGGCCCCACCGGAGGGCCTGGGCGGGCTGGACGTGGTGCGACTGTACCGCCCTGCCAGCCTGGGTGCGCTGCCCTGCCACGGCCCTGGGCAGAAGTGGCGCTCCTGGGGGTGGCGAGCCGTCCCTCGCTTCATCCTGGGCGTCCTCTGCCTCCTCTACTTCAGCTCCCTGCCCTTCGGCATCTACCTCCTGCTCATCGAGCACCACAGCCTGGGCATCGTCCTGGTCAGCCTTGTGCCCTgcaccctcctcctctgcatcaTCTACAGCCTCTGCCAGTGTCTATGCCGGGAGGTCTTTGGGTTCCCCCACTCCTGA